TGCGAGAGAGGAAGCAGTGCCAGAAGTGAGACCTCGTCTTCGATACACAGAAGAATGGAAAAGGGGACGGGGGCTAGCAGCAAGCACATACAAGTAGTGAAGGCGACAGCAGTGAAGGCGAAGGGGAGAGAGAGTTGAGAGTGTGAGACACTGTGTTGGGAAGGGGATTAGAATACAAAGGGATAAGGGAAGGGGATTAGGGTTCAGAAAGGGGGATTTTGGATTAAGGAGGGGAGGGAAGTGCGTTGGAGATGGGGGATTAGGATTAGGGAGGGAGAGGGAAGGATTAAGGTTGGGGAGGGGGGAGAATGCATTCAGGAAAGGGAAGGAGGGAGTGCGTTGAggagggagaaggagaaggaaaagaaTTAGGGTGGGGAAGGGTATTTGCCATGTCATCAAAACGCAGTGGTCATGTCAGCACTGTACTTGCCGGAAATATGCTCCGGTGAACTCGTGGGTACgcttgttaaattttaaaatcttttaaggaccattttgtcaataacaatagtgaggTACTAAAATGTCAGCGTTTAaatctttcgggtactgatttAGTCATTACCTCTATCTCTTAATTCAACTAATGATTTGTTATATATACAAGGTTAAATTTAAACTTCTACtaagggtgtgtttggcaaacgcGTTACAAGAAAAGAAGCACGTTTAGCCTTCTTGAAAGCTTCAATTTTTAGTTTGGCAAATTGTTGATTCatgaacgcagaagtgattttgctTTGAAAACCATGGTTTTCAAGAAGCTACAATTTTAGTACTAagagtactaaaaatatactatataaaaaatatcataaaaatttttttgatttatttcaATTACTACcaagataaatatttaattttttttattattcttagtactctctaaaatttatattttgttagttttaattaaaaatatattttgccaatttttatatattatttttattttagtgtataaatattaattttattatagaattaattaataagatctattcaattatctaaattaaaatgataagataatatacaaaaattatttaagttggtgtctattttagtaattttttatctagaagtgattttgagtagtagaatccaaacaacatttattttactataatttaTTTTGATGCAaagattaccaaacataaatcactttaatacaaacttacttttcatcaaaatcaagtttgcaaaatcaattttattcaaaCTCCAGTTtataaactgtaatccaaacacacaaaGAGCTGACAACCAACAACTTAATAAAGAAGTCCATCTCACTAGAACTTGTGACTGACTTATCATAATTATTATGTGTTTATTTAATTGTTattaaattattaagaaaaaatttaatgaaaaacAATTTTTTAAGTGTATTTAACAGAGTAAATGTTCAGATTGATTCCTAAAGATCACATGATCTTtaaattagttttcaaaatttttttttaatcaaattcatttttaaaaaattttaagttagttTTCTCATTGATGACGTTAATAAAAACCAACTTGGTCGTTAAGTTACATAaacgaaattaaattaaattaaaaatggaaaaaaaaaacttaaaaaaattggaaaattTTCGCACTTCCAATCGAAAAACAAAATTGAAGGATGGTTGTTTACTCTCCCGGCGACCCTTTAATTTGAACTACTACATCTATAGTATCCTCTCGAGTAAGGGGAGCCTTTAATTTTCTGATTGTACTTCCTCCATACCTATGAATCTGAAGATGGTGGAGTGTTGTTTTtgactttttttccttttagccTTGACTCTTCTCCCTCCTTTATTCTGATATGTACCACCCTTTTTTCTAAGCTTTACTTGCTTTGATTCACCACCAATCATTATAGAAAACCGTACAACTTCAATCTATGGTAAAATTTTTTATGAAGCATTCTATCAAACATCTTATATGCATCAGGCTTAACCCATTAGATCTTATCTTATGGTAAAATTTCAAGACTTCAGGCAGAGAAGAGTTTTTTGATATTCTTTGAACATGGTGTGATAAAGTACATTGAAGTTGTCGTAGTCGTCGACGATATCAAAGACATACAAGGCTTCAAATATGCTTTCAAACCTGCAGAACAAGTACTAGTGGTAGAAGTCGTTCATGATGACGAGAGAAAAGAATTGGCAGAACTCGGTGAGAAAGTTGCAAATTTCTAAGAGAGTCAACGAAATTGCCTAGCCACCGACAATGGAAAAAACAAGCATTGGAATAAATGGCGTCAAGTGCAGTACGATATCCGAGGAGGCAAAATGGAATCTTGAGCGCTGCGGTGATAAAGGTCAACAATACGGCGCTGTGGTGGCTACGGAATTTCAGAGAACACATCCATGGCTATTTAGACAAGAGTTGGTGAGTATGAAACGCTGAGAAACAGAATCAGCAAGGGGGAAGATGGCTAATGGGTGAGGGTGCGGGTGGAACTGGGTGGGTCGAGTTTAAATCTTTATTGGGCTAGCCGATAAAAAAATAACGTTTTATGTGTTGAAAGTAAAAGTATAGGCTACCAATATATTATCTGTCAACTTATtgttaacaataattaattattatattttaaacacatatataaagagacatatccaaaaaatatatttataaagataTTTCTATTAAATACagctataaaaaaaatatatttttattagacacatccataaagacacttctattaaacacagttataaataagagttgtcagaaatgctgttggtaacgtagcggaaccGGTGTTGAAAAGTAACTTACCGTGCTATATCGGCTTTCATTAACGCCGTGGGTAAAGAAGATAATGGAAGGATTAATGTGACTAACTTAAAAATCTTTTAagaataaatttgattaaaaaaaattttcgaagatTAATTTTAAAATCGCATAATCTTTTAGGGATAAATTTGACTATTTANNNNNNNNNNNNNNNNNNNNNNNNNNNNNNNNNNNNNNNNNNNNNNNNNNNNNNNNNNNNNNNNNNNNNNNNNNNNNNNNNNNNNNNNNNNNNNNNNNNNNNNNNNNNNNNNNNNNNNNNNNNNNNNNNNNNNNNNNNNNNNNNNNNTGGTACTTGAAGCGGAACTTTTGAATTAGTGAGTTATAGGGATCTTAATTCACATGGAATTGGAACAAGGTTAGAAGTATATAACCTGCAAAAATACTCTCTTAAATAATAAGTAGTACTGTTAGATGATGAGGAATGCTAGGGAGCtaataatttttgtgatttgtaaccatcaaataatcattaataatatttttaatagtgtgaaatcaattttttttagctTATCAAACTACCATGGAAATACACGGCAACATGTTGtgaatttgcaaagaggaacTATCAAGAGTTAAAAAAGTatacataaattaaatttttttgtttttttattttcctcGATATCCTTTAACAAGGACTAATCGGATTTGAACTTCATTTAAGGGTTCGCTGGCCAATAAGTtgttgcatgcacaaggcgggattcaaaCTCTAACACTGTTTAAACGGACAAATGAGTTGACTACTCGACCAATTCAAGTtcgttaaatttattttatttaataattaaaacaCAAGCTATGAAAtccaaaaataaattacaattcaaCCATAATATAATATGGAAACCAGACATTAATCTTAGGgtaaacatgaaactaaactttcatgataaacatgaaaatactTCTCATATACGGATTTAGACAAGGGATAAATTGTTGAACGGTCACGTGAGCCTTCAATTTCAACCATAGGATGAACTACTTCTCCTTTACGAAAATTATATACAAGCAAGTTGCTCCAGTTGAATTTACCATACGCCAAAAGAATTTCATCTTCTGAGATGTACAAGGGTTCTAGCCAAATGTCTGATCGGATTATTGCATTGCCGAATGGAATCGTAAACAATATAGTCCAAGATTTTTCAACCCCATAATCTTTCATTATCCAAATAGTGCAAGCAGTGTTGATATCACAAGCAGGTTGAAAACTCATAGAAAGGAAGTTCTTGAGGACTTGCAAGGAAGGGGCGTAGTCACAGGAGCCAGTGTGAGTGTGATTGTTTCTAGGTAGGCATAATCGACCAAAGGACTCTGTTTCCAAGTCAAAGGTAAGAATGAACCACTCATTATCGTTATCAGGAACATGCGCCATCCAATTGAGAGTGCCACTAACAAATGTGCCGCTATAACAACTTGTAAAATATGGAAACATGGGATGATCAACCGTTTTCCAAGAAGGATTTGGATCGAAAGTGCAAACTTTAGCTCTATATCTAAACAGACCCGCAGCTACAGTGGATGACTTAGAACCCGTAACAAATTTATACTTGTCACGTAGGGCATCATACCCTAAGCCACAAAATACAGGTTGTAGATAATCGCCGCCGGGATACTCGAATGGAACGTTTAGGGATACGGAACGAGTACAAGGATTGAACAACGTCAGAGTTCTATAGGGAAAACCTTCACACAAGCAAAGCAACCCGTTGCAAGATCCCTGAATGGTTTTGTATTTAATCTGAAGTGGCTCGATTCTAGTTGGTTGAAGCTGATTATAAAGAAGAGATGATACAGAGCACTGCATGATGTCAAGCCCATCAGATTCCAAACTACAATACACTAATCGAGGTTGAGTTGAGCGTTGATGGTGGTGCATGACGAATTCATGGCTGGAGATGAAGGAATTCCATGAACGGCAGACGGTCCTCAGCTGCAGGAGGAGCTTCACTGGAAGCCTCAGCAAGATTTCCCTAAACAGGTCTCCCGGAAGATTGCATAAATCGTATTCATGGTTTCTCATTCTCATTGGacaattaggattaggatttgggTTTTTGTTTTTTCAATGTGATGGAATATCAATAAATAGGAGAAGGTAGGACGCGGCACACATACAGACAGGTTTTTATTTGATATACACTCTAttgcatataaaaattaattttaaaattaaataaaatatgaataATTACTTTGTAAATACCCTAATCTTATAAATTACTTAATTATATTGGCTTTGTAGTATAATCGGACTATCCCATTACTTTGCATaaagaattttgtaaaaaaaatttaatattaaatcagagaattttttttattgtggGTTTTTTATTTCAAAGTTTAAAAATCGTATACTCTGATTTTTGTTTCTAAGCTATCAAAAAATCAGTCTAATTTTTATAATCTAAATCAAATAGTGCCATATTTACGAGTAAAAAAATTACCAAACCAAATCTAAATACTTTTTCAATAAAAGTATTACGATCCATACCTTAATTTGTCCACTCTTGAGCTTAtcaaattttagtaaaaatatacTATAACATAATGTTGTGGATTTTGCAAAGAGGAACAATCACACCGTAAAAAAGcatacataaattaaattattttatttaataattagaaCGGCAACTATGAAGTTGATATAATATGAAAAACCAAAAATTAATCTTAAGATACTGATAAAAccaaatttttatgataaatataaaaaagaaaatattcacATGATAACATCTTTATATAAAAATGACATTATAAATTTTTAGATGATTGATCAAACATATTTAGTTAAATATATTAACTCATCTAATGTCCACAATACTATCTTCGTATAAAGACATCATCATGGCAGTATCCACCACATGAAAATACCTCCCAATCAGA
The DNA window shown above is from Arachis ipaensis cultivar K30076 chromosome B08, Araip1.1, whole genome shotgun sequence and carries:
- the LOC107611653 gene encoding F-box/kelch-repeat protein At3g23880-like; the protein is MRNHEYDLCNLPGDLFREILLRLPVKLLLQLRTVCRSWNSFISSHEFVMHHHQRSTQPRLVYCSLESDGLDIMQCSVSSLLYNQLQPTRIEPLQIKYKTIQGSCNGLLCLCEGFPYRTLTLFNPCTRSVSLNVPFEYPGGDYLQPVFCGLGYDALRDKYKFVTGSKSSTVAAGLFRYRAKVCTFDPNPSWKTVDHPMFPYFTSCYSGTFVSGTLNWMAHVPDNDNEWFILTFDLETESFGRLCLPRNNHTHTGSCDYAPSLQVLKNFLSMSFQPACDINTACTIWIMKDYGVEKSWTILFTIPFGNAIIRSDIWLEPLYISEDEILLAYGKFNWSNLLVYNFRKGEVVHPMVEIEGSRDRSTIYPLSKSVYEKYFHVYHESLVSCLP